TCTTGCATATTCAACTTGGAAAAGTCTTCCATCTGGGCTAAATACAGTAATTGCCCTATCATATCCAGCGTTTTGTAAAGGTTGCATAATATTACCTCACATATTTAAAAATATTTTATAAATATAATTTCTTTTCAACTACAAAAAATACAAAATTAAAACCAAATCTCCATGAAAAGGTACTTTTAATTTTAATCATGAAATATAATTAAAATATTTTTTTCTTTTTTCCATAAATCCAATTGATATTTATATATTTAATACATTAATAAAGTTTTCTATTTTAAAATAACAAAAAGTAATTAAATGTATTTCGAACATCCCTTTATGGTTCCTGAAATGCCGATGCATGTGATGGAAATTCGTTTTCTGTCACTATTATGGACCAATGCCAGACTGGAGCGGACTTCATCTTCAAAATCCCTCTGGCAGCGAAGTATTGCCTTATACTCATTGAATAGAGAATCATTTTCAGATTCAATCAGCTCTATTGTCCATAAATTAAAATTGGAGGTGTTGTTTTCGCCCTGGAAACGGACGCATGCGTCCCAAACTATGGAAGTGAAATCGTTTTTTGCAATCTCCGTTTCGGATTTGACGTCTAAAACAAGATAATGATTGTGCTTTCTCTGTGATTTGGGAAGGACTTTAAGTTTCATCTATTCCACCACCCTTACGCCTGTTAAAATCAGGTTTTTGCGGTTGCTGTTGAAATTCAAAATCCCTTCGGCGGTTTCAAATGCCTTTTCAACTTCAAAATCATTTAAACCTGTTTGGGCAAATACCGCCATGAAGTCGTGGACGGTCCTTATGTCATAGACGGACTCTGCTCCGGACGACAATATTAACGGAAACTTATATTTTCTGTGCAATCTGTAAATGTCCCTGAAATTTGCCAGAACCTTTGACCTGTGGGATAGGTATGAATTCAGGATATCCGAAAATACGATTTCCAAAGCCACATTGTTTTCTTTAGCTTCACGGGCCAGGATATGGTTAATGCCTGCGTCATAGCGCTTGAAGTATGGCCTTGACAGCACGTCAATCTGAACGTTTTCAAGAACTGCCCTGTTTACCTTCAGGTTGCCTCCAAGAACTGAAATGCAGGAAGATTTGCTGCGATATTTTCTGGCAATCTTTCTGATTTCTGAAGGGTTATTTGATTTAATGTATAAGGTATAGTCAACGTCAATGAAATCCTTTAAATCATCTTTTAAATCGTCTTTAAATGATAGAGCATCTTCATAATCATTTTGATCGTATGAAAAGCTGACATGCTTCCAGCCATATTTGGAAGCTTCCATAGCCAACTCTATATTTTCACCGTAGCTCTTTCCCCTAATATTTAAATCAAACATACTAACCTTTTAATATTTCATATATTATTAATTTTACTGAAAAAGGAAAAATCACTGATAGCTGTAGAAGTCAACCTGCCAGCTGACCGTTTCATAGTAGTCAATCGTGAATGTCACCGGAGATGAGGACGTGTATGACAGTGAGTTTGATCTCGTCTCTACGTCGCTTGTTGAACCCCAGTCAACACCTGCAGATTCCCCGTTGGATCCCGTTACATACAGATGATTGGTTGCGTAATTCTTGATAGGAAACGCAGATAACTTAACCATAATCTGTCCTGCAGGAACACTGACGGACTGGCTTCCGCTTCCGGAACCCGAATAGCTTCCAATCAGCTTCCATTCCTTAGGCTGGCTTGCTGTTGTAGTTGTAGCAGGCTGGCTTGAACTTGACTGCTGGGAAGAGGAAGTGTTTGGAGCTGAATCGTTTGACCCGCTGCTAATCGGCTGCTGCTGTACGGCACTGGCCTGTTCATTGTTATTGGAAAGGGTAAGATAAGCAATTGACAACGCCAAAATAGCTATGACAACAATCAATACGGCTATTATTATTTTGGAATTGCTGCTTTTCGACTGCTGAGACACATTCGGTGTGCTTTCCAGAGGATTGCCGCATTTGCTGCAGAACTTGGCTTTGCTTTTGTTTTCATACCCGCAAGCTTTACATTTCATAATTCACTCAAACTCTTAAATTTCTATAATAATTAATTTGATTTTCATCAAAATTATATATTTCTAAAATTTGTTGAATTGCCTTAAACACAATATAATCATATTGTTTAATAATTATGTTAAAAATATATAATTATTGTGTTAACTTTAAAAAATAGACAAACTAGTAAAAAATATTTTAATAATCTGAACAATAAATAAATTTGGTCATGTAAAGTAAATAGTGTTTATACAATTAGCATTTTACACACAAGAAATAACTAATCAAATAATGTACAAAAATATACTATATTGAACAAAATACAACATAATTTGAGTAAAAATATGTTACATTTGCTAAACTCTTTTATACTAGAACATATAAAATAATTAAGTATGACTAAAGAAAATGACGAGCTTTTGAAATTGACGTCCTACGTTCAAATTTCCAAGTATAGAGAAAAGACCTTGAAATCTATTGGCGATGATGTGAAAATACCAACAAACATCGCGAAAGACAGCGGCATTAGAACCAATCACATTTCAAAAGTACTTAGCGAACTTAAAAATAAAGAAATTGTTGAATGCATAAATGAAGAAGCTCGCAAAGGAAGACTATACCGATTAACTGACACCGGTAAAGAAGTATTAGATACCATAAAAGACAAAGAAGATTAATTTAATCTTCAAATTTAATTCTAATATGTTCTAACTCAAATCTCGCTTCTTCATTAGCGTATAAGCTTTCAAATGAATATGCCATCAGCCCAATAAACAATCTATTTTTTTCTTCAATAGGAAATAGCCTGCTGTCGGCATAAGAAACTATTTCCTTTTTAGAATCAATGAAATCCCTTTTAAACTGCAGTTTAATTGACTGGCGCAATTTTTCATTGATAGGTCTTTCCAGAAAATGAATGAAATCATTAGCATAGGAATTTCCCAGGATAATAAAATCTTCAATATCTTCCATACCAAGACCCATATCCATAACGCACTTTTCAAATGACCTGAAGTTCTGGAATTCCAAAGGAATGAACCTGTTTTCAACGGTATGGGCACAATACTCATTGATGATTTCTATTTCAGGCACAGTTAAAAAATACTCGATAAAGCTTTTTATGAGAGAAGACTCCTTTACGTCAAGGATTTCGCACAGGAAATTAACGCTTACATCAAACAACAGGAAATGAGCCAGCTCATGAATGATGGTGGAAATCTGAAGGGAATCATCCAGGCGATCATCATAAAATATTACATTTATTCCGTATTCACCATGAACAACACCGCTGGATTTCGGAATGGTCGGGGCGAAGACATTTGCAATCTGCAATACCTTTTCCTTAGGAGTCTTTCCATTGATTTCAGCATAATCAAGCTTTCCGAATATTCTATTCAGGATATTAATGTATTGGCTATTTGTAATCTTTGCGTTAAGAATCAATGACCGGTTATGTTCACTGAAAAAGACGTCAAAGTTATCAATGGCTATTGGAAATATATCTTTTCCGCAATTAATGCAGGTTGAAGCTGAATCGGGATTTTTCCTGCCGCAATAAGGGCAGATGTTTTCATCAATTATCCTGCATCCGCAATGGGTGCAGTAATTATTTTCCTTCAGGTTGAGCGTTCCGCAAACTTCACAATTCTTCATTTAAATACCGTTCCAAATATCTTTTACCGATTTTACCGTTTTTGAAAATGATTTTTTACGGTTGATTAATTTTCTAACGTTCTTGCCGCAGTGGGAACAGAATTCAGTGTCGAAATCCAGTATTTCACCGCAGCTACATACTATTCTCGTTGTCAAAATACGTTCGGGATTGAGATGTCTTTGACAATATTGACAATAGCTTGCATTAAAAGGGTTTCTGTTGCCGCAAACGCAGATTATTTCAATCATCTCTTCATTTAAACTGTTGCCGCATTCGATGCAGAAATCTGAAGTTGCATCATTTAAAGTTGAGCATACGCACAGCTTTTTGATATCGCTGATTCTGCCATAATTCCGTAATGGAAGTCCGCAATTTCTGCAGAACTGGCTTTCCTCATCGTTTTCTTCACCGCAAAAACAGAAAACCGGATTTTCGAACTCAAGATTGAAATTGCTGTAGTTGTCATCCTCTTCATTTTCATGCAGTTTGCGTCCGCACATGTCGCAGAATTCGCTTTCATATGGATTAATAGCTCCGCATTCGCAGACGATATCCCTATTGACAACAATATTATCGATGTCGAGTTTGGGCTTTTCAACTTTTCTTATCAGTCTGGACAAACCCTTTTCAAAGCGCTTAACCCCGCAGTGATAACAGAATTCGTTGTCGATTTCATTCAGATAGCCGCATGAACATATGTCATAGTCAAAATCAGCATTAACATTAATGTATGGTGAAAAGTCAATGTTTACATCGAAAAAGCCGATATTATGGACTGGAGGGGTGAAAGTGTATACTTCATTATTATCCTTTGAAATCGTTTTGGCACCGCATTTAGAGCAGTATTCCTCATTCGGTACCAATCTCTTTCCGCAATTGGGACAATAATTCCAAAACCCCATAATCCACCAGTTTATAATTTGGATAATGATTTAATCTCGTTTACTATTTCAGTCAGTATATCTTCGCCAAGCCCTTCAATGTACTTTACTGAACCTGCACATTCATGTCCTCCTCCATCAACGCCTGCTGAAGGCACCTTAACTGCCAGGTTTGAAACTATATCATTAACGTTGAAGCCGAATTGTGCATTAACAGCATCGGTAGCCCGAAATACACCGAAATCCGGACCGTGTCCTAAAGTGACAATAGGCTTGTCTTCACCCAGCTCTTTAACTACCCTATCATGGACAAAGCCGCAGGTCTTTCCCGGAGCCGGAAACGTGAATTTATGAGCATATTTTTCAACGTCGATCATGTTGAAATAGATTCCGTTTTCAAACTGGGTTTTCCTGATGTTCGGAAGTACAGCCTTAAGCTGGGTATCGATTCTCTTTTCATATTCCTTGTATAGAGCATCAATCATCTTATAATGCTTATCGAAATTGTCTACCGCAAGAATCGTGTCCATTATTCCCCTTCCGTTCATGAACCTTAGGAAATAGGATTCAAAATCAATACATTCGGCCACTTTTGCCAGATGTTCCTTTGTAAAGTCCTTTTCATAGGCAAGCTCCAGATACTGGTAGACTTCACCGCATTCAGCACGGTCTCCCAAAGCCGCAATGGCCGGCAAATGCTGAATCAATTCCTTAATTTCAGGATTTACGATGTGAGCGACTTCCGCTGCAAGAGCTCCTGCAGTCAGCTGTGAATCCGCTCCGACAAGATATGGGTTTACGTGGGTATCGACATATTCATCAACTGCAACCGTTGCGCCGTAGATTTCGCCGTCCATTTCGTCAACGGTCAGCAATTCTCCAGGAGAGTGGTGATCTATAACGATAACTTCAATATCATAGATTTTGGCCTGCATTAACGCCACGATATCCTCTTCGGTTGAACCGTTGTCCAGCAGGACTATTAACGGCAGTTTCTGGCCATGCCTTTCCTGGTCTTCCAAAGCGAATGACAAATCCTTTACGACATCTTCAAGTTCATAAAAAGGAGCTTTTGATGGAGAACGCTTGAAATAATAATACTGCGCATCATTGCTTGGGTTGATTTCCTCAATTAACGGAACGACTGCCTTTTCCATAGCAACTCCTGCGCATATTCCGTCAGCATCATTGTGATGTCTAAGCAAAACTGTCCTGCCGTCGAGAATGGCCCTTCTGATTTTGTGGGCTGCTTCCCTCATCTTTGGTTTGAGCCTGTTTAAAACGTCACTCTTGACAAGGAAATCGACGTCTTCAGGTTCGGCCTTCTTGTCTAATGCCTCATCTATTAATTTTAATATGTCGTCTTTCTTGCTTCCTTCAAGTTTTGTCATTGAAGATGACTCGATTTGGGTTTTTCCGCCATGCTGGTTGACTTCACCTATGATTTCAACGGCATCG
This is a stretch of genomic DNA from Methanobrevibacter millerae. It encodes these proteins:
- a CDS encoding Rpp14/Pop5 family protein; translation: MKLKVLPKSQRKHNHYLVLDVKSETEIAKNDFTSIVWDACVRFQGENNTSNFNLWTIELIESENDSLFNEYKAILRCQRDFEDEVRSSLALVHNSDRKRISITCIGISGTIKGCSKYI
- the rnp3 gene encoding ribonuclease P protein component 3 yields the protein MFDLNIRGKSYGENIELAMEASKYGWKHVSFSYDQNDYEDALSFKDDLKDDLKDFIDVDYTLYIKSNNPSEIRKIARKYRSKSSCISVLGGNLKVNRAVLENVQIDVLSRPYFKRYDAGINHILAREAKENNVALEIVFSDILNSYLSHRSKVLANFRDIYRLHRKYKFPLILSSGAESVYDIRTVHDFMAVFAQTGLNDFEVEKAFETAEGILNFNSNRKNLILTGVRVVE
- a CDS encoding zinc ribbon domain-containing protein; translation: MKCKACGYENKSKAKFCSKCGNPLESTPNVSQQSKSSNSKIIIAVLIVVIAILALSIAYLTLSNNNEQASAVQQQPISSGSNDSAPNTSSSQQSSSSQPATTTTASQPKEWKLIGSYSGSGSGSQSVSVPAGQIMVKLSAFPIKNYATNHLYVTGSNGESAGVDWGSTSDVETRSNSLSYTSSSPVTFTIDYYETVSWQVDFYSYQ
- a CDS encoding winged helix-turn-helix domain-containing protein — protein: MTKENDELLKLTSYVQISKYREKTLKSIGDDVKIPTNIAKDSGIRTNHISKVLSELKNKEIVECINEEARKGRLYRLTDTGKEVLDTIKDKED
- a CDS encoding zinc ribbon domain-containing protein; translation: MKNCEVCGTLNLKENNYCTHCGCRIIDENICPYCGRKNPDSASTCINCGKDIFPIAIDNFDVFFSEHNRSLILNAKITNSQYINILNRIFGKLDYAEINGKTPKEKVLQIANVFAPTIPKSSGVVHGEYGINVIFYDDRLDDSLQISTIIHELAHFLLFDVSVNFLCEILDVKESSLIKSFIEYFLTVPEIEIINEYCAHTVENRFIPLEFQNFRSFEKCVMDMGLGMEDIEDFIILGNSYANDFIHFLERPINEKLRQSIKLQFKRDFIDSKKEIVSYADSRLFPIEEKNRLFIGLMAYSFESLYANEEARFELEHIRIKFED
- a CDS encoding double zinc ribbon domain-containing protein, with protein sequence MGFWNYCPNCGKRLVPNEEYCSKCGAKTISKDNNEVYTFTPPVHNIGFFDVNIDFSPYINVNADFDYDICSCGYLNEIDNEFCYHCGVKRFEKGLSRLIRKVEKPKLDIDNIVVNRDIVCECGAINPYESEFCDMCGRKLHENEEDDNYSNFNLEFENPVFCFCGEENDEESQFCRNCGLPLRNYGRISDIKKLCVCSTLNDATSDFCIECGNSLNEEMIEIICVCGNRNPFNASYCQYCQRHLNPERILTTRIVCSCGEILDFDTEFCSHCGKNVRKLINRKKSFSKTVKSVKDIWNGI
- a CDS encoding DHH family phosphoesterase, with protein sequence MKKNCPKCNGSGSVVVDYKECSACGGTGYEEDSFDVGNHFKGVNSNARAKFDLGAEQDIPCEVCNGKGQVEVYEDCPYCGGSGQVNVCRDCGKPLDEKYDICAECGAKRKERKEKEEKRIARENEVRDVYVLDSLCEMRDLDRDKLYKGKITRIEKYGAFISLNNNVWGLMRGEVSGYRVGEEVIVFITSIKSREGKIDFAPAYVRNHRIIRLTKSIPRTVVDDLESKMGRMVRIDGEVLQVQQTSGPTIFTVTDETGVAEVAAFDEAGVRAYPEVSEGDAVEIIGEVNQHGGKTQIESSSMTKLEGSKKDDILKLIDEALDKKAEPEDVDFLVKSDVLNRLKPKMREAAHKIRRAILDGRTVLLRHHNDADGICAGVAMEKAVVPLIEEINPSNDAQYYYFKRSPSKAPFYELEDVVKDLSFALEDQERHGQKLPLIVLLDNGSTEEDIVALMQAKIYDIEVIVIDHHSPGELLTVDEMDGEIYGATVAVDEYVDTHVNPYLVGADSQLTAGALAAEVAHIVNPEIKELIQHLPAIAALGDRAECGEVYQYLELAYEKDFTKEHLAKVAECIDFESYFLRFMNGRGIMDTILAVDNFDKHYKMIDALYKEYEKRIDTQLKAVLPNIRKTQFENGIYFNMIDVEKYAHKFTFPAPGKTCGFVHDRVVKELGEDKPIVTLGHGPDFGVFRATDAVNAQFGFNVNDIVSNLAVKVPSAGVDGGGHECAGSVKYIEGLGEDILTEIVNEIKSLSKL